One bacterium genomic window carries:
- a CDS encoding ribulokinase: MMKYALGIDFGTLSARALLVDVETGNEIATSVCDYPSGVIDDVLPTSGAKLPPDWALQDPRDYLTCLEKVVRSVMADASAKPEDVVGIGLDFTACTILPIDKNGEPLCFDPKWEKNPHAWVKLWKHHAAQPEANKVTEVALARGETFLDRYGGKVSSEWFFPKLLQILDEAPEVYAAADKFIEAGDWIAMKLTGVEARSACAAGYKSMWDKQECFPSNDFLRALNPRIERIIDEKMSRNILPVGTKAGELTPMMAQTLGIEPGTAVAVSVIDAHAAIPAATVTKDGTMVIIMGTSSCHIILGSQPKCVEGISGYVEDGVIPGYYGFEAGQCCVGDHFAWFVDNCVPASYTNEASSRGMGIHDLLIEKASRLKPGENGLIALDWWNGNRSVLVDADLTGMIVGMKLDTKPEHIYRALIEATAFGTKVIIDAFERDGIAVDEIVACGGLAEKNHLLMQIYADVANREFKVAASAQTCALGSAMWGAVAAGRAKGGYDNITQAAEKMAAVKDISYKPNPKSHSVYSRLFAEYMKLHDYFGRGENNVMKVLKDIKGS; this comes from the coding sequence GTGATGAAATACGCCCTGGGAATCGACTTTGGGACACTCTCTGCTCGCGCTCTGCTGGTGGATGTGGAAACGGGCAATGAGATTGCGACTAGCGTCTGTGACTATCCGAGCGGCGTGATTGACGACGTGTTGCCCACATCAGGCGCAAAGCTGCCGCCGGACTGGGCACTTCAGGACCCTCGTGATTACCTGACATGCCTTGAAAAAGTCGTACGGAGTGTGATGGCAGATGCAAGCGCAAAGCCTGAGGATGTAGTCGGGATAGGTCTGGACTTCACAGCGTGCACGATATTGCCCATAGACAAAAATGGCGAGCCGCTGTGCTTCGACCCCAAGTGGGAAAAGAACCCGCATGCATGGGTCAAGCTCTGGAAGCACCATGCCGCTCAGCCGGAGGCGAACAAGGTAACTGAAGTTGCCCTGGCACGGGGTGAGACTTTTCTAGACAGATATGGCGGCAAGGTTAGTTCCGAGTGGTTCTTCCCGAAACTCCTCCAGATACTTGATGAGGCCCCAGAAGTATATGCCGCAGCGGATAAATTCATTGAAGCAGGCGATTGGATCGCCATGAAACTTACCGGCGTGGAGGCCAGAAGCGCATGCGCGGCGGGATATAAGTCTATGTGGGACAAACAGGAATGCTTTCCATCAAATGACTTCCTGCGCGCGCTGAACCCGCGGATCGAACGCATAATAGATGAGAAAATGAGCCGCAACATCCTGCCTGTCGGAACAAAGGCCGGCGAGCTGACCCCCATGATGGCGCAAACTTTGGGGATTGAACCGGGAACGGCTGTGGCGGTATCCGTAATAGATGCCCATGCCGCAATTCCAGCCGCCACTGTCACTAAAGACGGCACGATGGTGATAATAATGGGCACCAGCAGCTGCCATATCATTCTCGGCAGTCAGCCTAAGTGTGTCGAAGGCATCTCGGGGTATGTCGAGGACGGGGTCATACCTGGCTACTACGGTTTTGAAGCCGGGCAGTGCTGCGTGGGTGACCACTTCGCATGGTTTGTCGATAATTGCGTCCCGGCATCATATACCAACGAGGCCAGTTCACGTGGAATGGGCATACACGATCTGCTCATAGAAAAAGCCTCAAGGCTAAAACCCGGCGAAAATGGCTTGATCGCACTGGACTGGTGGAACGGCAACAGAAGCGTTTTGGTCGACGCAGACCTCACCGGCATGATTGTCGGTATGAAGTTGGACACTAAACCTGAACACATTTATCGAGCGCTGATTGAGGCGACTGCTTTCGGCACTAAGGTAATCATCGACGCCTTCGAGCGCGACGGCATAGCGGTAGATGAGATCGTCGCCTGTGGAGGTCTGGCGGAGAAAAACCATCTGCTGATGCAGATATATGCGGATGTCGCGAACAGAGAGTTCAAGGTGGCGGCATCGGCTCAGACATGCGCGCTAGGCTCGGCCATGTGGGGAGCAGTGGCAGCAGGCAGAGCAAAAGGCGGTTATGACAATATAACTCAGGCTGCGGAGAAGATGGCGGCTGTAAAGGATATCAGCTACAAGCCCAACCCCAAAAGCCATAGTGTATACTCCAGGCTCTTTGCCGAATATATGAAGCTGCACGACTATTTTGGGCGCGGCGAAAACAATGTGATGAAAGTCCTTAAAGACATAAAAGGCAGCTAA
- a CDS encoding DeoR/GlpR family DNA-binding transcription regulator: protein MNLRQTEISKLLTTEQEVNVQELAERFGVSQMTIRRDLSYLEDEGLAIRNHGGAILAGKLRYLRGAIPEQDGSSKSIAMGKLATSLVSDGETVMVDSGPFSFEVALQLPREIGITLATTSLGVAQALYGSRIKILLLGGFLRDDCPSLFGPLTEQALVGLTVDTLFVDCDGADSREGFYVADLQAASLKQAMIRSTFRVVVVADSSKFSRRSFARFAVPQQVQYLVTDSGISPRDRANLEERGVKVMITEDVE, encoded by the coding sequence ATGAACCTTCGCCAAACAGAAATAAGTAAGCTTTTAACAACAGAGCAAGAAGTAAACGTTCAGGAATTGGCTGAGCGTTTTGGCGTTTCCCAAATGACAATTCGACGAGATTTGTCGTATCTTGAGGATGAAGGCCTTGCCATTCGCAATCATGGTGGGGCGATACTTGCCGGCAAGCTGCGTTATCTTCGCGGTGCGATCCCAGAACAGGACGGTTCATCCAAAAGCATAGCGATGGGAAAACTTGCGACGAGCCTGGTCAGTGACGGGGAAACCGTAATGGTGGATAGTGGTCCATTTTCATTTGAGGTAGCCCTTCAGCTGCCCCGTGAGATTGGAATCACGCTGGCTACAACATCTCTGGGTGTTGCGCAGGCTCTATACGGTTCACGTATCAAAATTCTGCTCCTAGGTGGTTTTCTCAGAGACGACTGCCCCAGTCTCTTTGGACCTTTGACAGAACAGGCGCTTGTTGGTTTGACGGTTGACACCCTATTTGTTGACTGTGACGGTGCAGACAGCCGTGAAGGTTTTTATGTTGCCGATTTACAAGCCGCGTCACTGAAGCAGGCAATGATACGCTCCACGTTTCGTGTTGTAGTGGTGGCGGACAGTTCCAAGTTCAGTCGCCGTTCGTTTGCTCGTTTTGCGGTTCCTCAGCAGGTTCAATATCTGGTAACCGATTCCGGCATCTCTCCGCGAGACCGCGCGAATCTTGAAGAGCGAGGCGTCAAGGTCATGATTACGGAAGATGTCGAGTAG
- a CDS encoding efflux RND transporter permease subunit — MDSSHGSLIDRIIHASFRQKAVVLMLVGLALVFGISAYNQMPRNVYPDITIPVFTIVTENEAMAPEEIETMITRPMESAMNGLPGVRRIRSQTTQGLSSVVVEFDIETEFWRARQFVTERMSQVAAQLPAGTEPPNLSSATTRLAEVYELAIEGDLPPTELREIAEWQIRYNLLTVPGVAEVLNTGGRMRQYRVTIEPAKLRSHNVKLAEFEEALKSSNENAAGGFISTGPTEYTVRGIGRLNSIDDIRDTVITERNGVPLFVRDVADVVDGTAIRRGIASKNGKETVVALVIKQPNADTMTVVEGVEKAIEEMRSSLPKSVHLTPYYDQTHLISHSLSSVTRAILVGAVLVILVLLVFLGHFRSTLIVAASLPLSVMIAGILMRQLGVGLNTMSLGGLAIAVGIMVDASIIMVENIYHRFHKNRGNLNDAHTKEAIAHKASIEVGRPIAFATFIIIAVFLPLYLMGGIEGLLFRPLAVTVAAAMLVALALSLTFTPVLATRFLHPKDGDDPEGEVSFVKWIKRGYVPALEYALQHRWQVIGIAFGLLIPTALGLLAVGKDFMPKLDEGAWFVSTVTPPETSLEENNRITGQIERLLAKNPDVESVIRRNGRSERAIGCVLPVNSGEMMVNLKPKNKLSKPADELMAEVREQIERIPGVAVAFTQPLQNKIDESMEGTPAPLQVKLFGPDIQTLAQIGSQIEGIVRKTRGVADVKLDQASGIPQVQVQIDRQAAARYGVSVVNISELVRLAIGGEELTQVWKDQRSYGVFVRFPDQLRGDIESIKNLMVDTPSGSQIPLSQVATVSLSQGPNVIWREAMNRRISIDASIQGRDLGSVVSDIKNGLKDVRLPSDYYVVFGGQFQNQQRAMKSLMLATAVALAIVFMLLFLALRSASHAGIILATVPSAFIGGVASLLITGESLNVSSAVGFIALFGIAVQNSLVLLTQTSDFIADGHSKEQAIRLASVQRLRPKLMTASCAALGLLPILLSRGVGAEIEKPLAIVMVGGLVTSTLFTLLVLPAVYMALEEIKNRGSAYWDKRTDGDRNENARTVETMNS; from the coding sequence ATGGATTCATCACATGGAAGTCTGATCGACAGAATCATACATGCCTCGTTCCGGCAGAAGGCAGTCGTTTTGATGCTGGTGGGGCTCGCACTGGTTTTCGGCATATCGGCATACAACCAGATGCCTCGCAACGTCTACCCCGACATCACCATTCCGGTCTTCACCATCGTGACAGAAAACGAGGCCATGGCTCCGGAAGAAATCGAGACTATGATTACCCGGCCGATGGAGTCGGCTATGAATGGCCTGCCGGGAGTGCGACGGATTCGTTCCCAGACCACCCAGGGTCTTTCCTCGGTGGTAGTAGAGTTCGACATCGAGACCGAATTCTGGCGCGCGAGGCAATTTGTGACCGAGCGAATGAGCCAGGTTGCCGCCCAACTTCCTGCTGGCACTGAACCGCCGAACCTTTCCAGCGCAACGACTCGCCTGGCGGAAGTCTACGAGCTTGCCATCGAGGGCGACCTGCCTCCTACCGAACTGCGCGAGATCGCAGAGTGGCAGATTCGCTATAACCTGCTTACGGTTCCAGGTGTCGCCGAAGTGCTCAACACCGGCGGTCGCATGCGCCAGTACAGAGTAACAATAGAGCCTGCGAAACTGCGCTCGCACAACGTGAAGCTCGCCGAGTTCGAGGAAGCGCTCAAAAGCAGCAACGAAAACGCCGCCGGAGGCTTCATCAGCACCGGTCCGACCGAGTATACCGTGCGCGGCATCGGCAGGCTCAACTCAATTGACGATATCAGGGACACGGTAATAACCGAGCGCAATGGCGTACCGCTGTTTGTTCGTGATGTCGCGGATGTGGTGGACGGAACCGCCATCCGCAGGGGTATCGCCAGCAAAAACGGCAAGGAGACCGTGGTCGCGCTTGTGATCAAGCAGCCCAATGCGGATACGATGACTGTCGTCGAGGGCGTAGAAAAGGCAATCGAGGAAATGCGCTCGTCCCTGCCCAAAAGCGTCCATTTGACCCCTTACTACGATCAGACTCATCTGATTTCGCACTCGCTTTCGAGTGTGACGCGTGCAATATTGGTAGGAGCGGTGCTGGTTATTCTTGTGCTATTAGTGTTCCTGGGACACTTCCGCAGCACGCTCATTGTCGCCGCTTCGCTCCCGCTTTCGGTTATGATCGCAGGCATTCTGATGAGGCAGCTCGGCGTCGGGCTGAACACGATGTCACTCGGTGGGCTGGCTATTGCCGTCGGGATCATGGTCGACGCTTCGATCATTATGGTGGAAAATATCTACCACCGGTTCCACAAAAACCGTGGAAATCTGAATGATGCCCATACAAAGGAAGCTATTGCTCATAAGGCCTCAATCGAAGTTGGGCGGCCGATAGCCTTCGCCACTTTCATAATCATAGCGGTCTTCCTGCCACTCTACCTGATGGGCGGAATCGAAGGGCTTCTCTTCAGACCGCTCGCGGTGACGGTGGCTGCCGCGATGTTGGTTGCGCTGGCACTTTCGCTCACGTTCACACCGGTGCTCGCCACTCGGTTTTTGCACCCTAAGGACGGCGACGATCCCGAAGGCGAAGTGAGCTTTGTAAAGTGGATCAAGCGGGGATATGTGCCGGCTTTGGAGTATGCGCTTCAGCACCGGTGGCAGGTTATCGGTATCGCATTTGGGCTACTCATACCGACTGCCCTTGGGCTATTGGCGGTTGGTAAGGACTTCATGCCCAAGCTCGACGAGGGCGCATGGTTCGTATCCACAGTAACGCCTCCAGAGACTTCACTTGAAGAAAACAACAGAATCACCGGTCAGATCGAGCGACTTCTTGCCAAGAATCCTGATGTTGAGAGTGTGATTCGCCGTAACGGCCGTTCCGAACGGGCAATCGGGTGCGTGCTGCCGGTCAACTCGGGCGAGATGATGGTAAACCTTAAGCCCAAAAACAAGCTTTCGAAGCCAGCCGATGAGTTGATGGCGGAAGTTCGTGAGCAGATCGAGCGAATACCGGGGGTCGCGGTTGCATTCACTCAGCCGCTACAGAACAAGATAGACGAGAGCATGGAAGGCACTCCCGCGCCGCTGCAGGTCAAGCTCTTCGGTCCCGATATTCAGACTCTCGCCCAGATCGGCTCTCAGATCGAGGGGATTGTAAGGAAGACTCGCGGTGTGGCGGATGTGAAGCTGGATCAGGCCTCAGGGATTCCGCAGGTTCAGGTGCAGATAGACAGGCAGGCAGCCGCGCGCTATGGAGTCTCTGTCGTGAATATCTCCGAGCTGGTTCGACTGGCAATCGGTGGCGAAGAACTCACCCAGGTCTGGAAGGACCAACGCAGCTATGGTGTGTTTGTGAGATTTCCAGACCAGCTTAGGGGTGATATCGAGTCAATCAAGAACCTGATGGTCGATACTCCCAGTGGCTCGCAAATTCCACTTTCGCAGGTCGCGACCGTGAGCCTGTCGCAAGGCCCGAACGTGATCTGGCGTGAAGCGATGAACCGGCGCATCAGCATCGACGCGAGCATTCAGGGCCGCGATCTCGGCAGTGTGGTATCGGATATTAAGAATGGTCTTAAAGATGTCAGGCTTCCTTCAGATTACTATGTGGTCTTCGGTGGGCAGTTTCAGAACCAGCAGCGGGCGATGAAGTCGTTGATGCTCGCAACAGCCGTCGCGCTCGCTATTGTATTCATGCTGTTATTTCTCGCACTGCGCTCAGCTTCACACGCCGGGATCATCCTTGCTACCGTCCCAAGCGCGTTCATCGGCGGAGTAGCTTCATTGTTGATCACTGGAGAAAGCCTGAATGTCTCATCGGCTGTTGGGTTTATCGCCCTCTTTGGCATTGCGGTACAAAACAGCCTGGTGTTGCTGACACAAACCAGTGATTTCATCGCCGACGGACATTCCAAAGAGCAGGCGATCCGTCTTGCAAGCGTGCAAAGGCTTCGCCCGAAACTGATGACAGCTTCGTGCGCCGCCCTAGGGCTTCTACCGATTCTTTTGAGTCGAGGGGTCGGAGCAGAGATAGAGAAGCCGCTGGCGATTGTAATGGTGGGCGGCCTGGTGACATCGACTTTGTTCACATTGCTGGTTCTTCCGGCGGTGTACATGGCGCTGGAAGAAATTAAGAACCGTGGATCGGCCTATTGGGACAAACGCACTGATGGAGACAGAAACGAGAATGCGAGAACTGTGGAAACTATGAACTCTTAA
- a CDS encoding fucose isomerase, with protein sequence MRSTPIGLVMLNDEREHVWTQNVNENMAVVDKWAAIIRKGMRNQDGSAPEVITASKTITSVRVAQEVGEELARANVKQLIMCYNVWNFPFLAWPLVNSLGSDIPILSLSNNNGKYPGNVGLLASDGALRQAGRRTHRIVGEIDDPEVQKNVFAWLRASQAATTMKNEVYGLYGGHSMGMETGYFHLTPTLKAFGTTCCQIDQLQLVETMKTIPQKEIEAGLKWFEEMLGDRLLYDGKMLTPETLKTQIGIYLAMEAVNKEKGFDFCGLKGQRELTEYICLGDVPEMIMNDPYDWRGPKEPTVCATEADSYAAITMQSLKYISGGLPTLFMDVRLYHPELDIWDWCNSGNHSSWYASRSYDPNENFKKITFHPALEFYFKAGGASVEFDAAPGKMTFARLGLWDEKPFMAIVPGEVVDLPAEERKRLNAQTDPTWPHVHARLDCSFDEFLSAFPANHAHGVYGDVVKELNYYCEITGISPIILGPRQSERILPIWERVK encoded by the coding sequence ATGAGAAGCACGCCTATCGGGTTGGTTATGCTCAATGATGAGCGCGAGCACGTTTGGACACAGAACGTCAATGAAAATATGGCCGTGGTCGACAAGTGGGCGGCTATTATCCGAAAGGGCATGAGAAATCAGGACGGCAGCGCGCCGGAAGTGATTACGGCGTCAAAGACTATCACATCGGTCAGAGTGGCTCAGGAAGTCGGAGAAGAACTGGCTCGGGCTAATGTAAAACAGCTTATTATGTGCTATAACGTCTGGAACTTCCCCTTCCTCGCCTGGCCTCTGGTAAACAGCCTGGGATCCGATATTCCAATACTCTCGCTGTCTAACAACAACGGCAAATATCCCGGCAATGTGGGTCTGCTGGCAAGCGACGGTGCTTTGAGGCAGGCAGGCAGGCGTACCCATCGCATAGTCGGTGAGATTGATGACCCGGAAGTCCAGAAAAACGTTTTCGCCTGGCTGAGAGCATCACAGGCAGCCACGACCATGAAAAATGAGGTCTATGGTCTCTACGGCGGCCACTCCATGGGTATGGAGACCGGCTATTTCCATTTAACCCCCACCCTGAAAGCATTCGGCACGACTTGCTGTCAGATAGACCAATTGCAGCTTGTCGAGACAATGAAAACTATACCTCAAAAAGAGATCGAGGCCGGGCTAAAGTGGTTTGAGGAAATGCTCGGCGACCGGCTGCTCTATGACGGCAAGATGCTCACCCCGGAAACCCTGAAGACCCAGATCGGGATATACCTGGCGATGGAGGCTGTCAACAAGGAAAAGGGGTTTGACTTCTGCGGTCTGAAGGGCCAGCGGGAGCTTACGGAATATATATGCTTGGGCGATGTGCCTGAGATGATAATGAACGACCCATATGATTGGCGTGGACCCAAAGAGCCTACAGTCTGCGCCACTGAAGCTGATTCGTACGCTGCGATAACGATGCAGTCGCTCAAATATATCAGCGGCGGTCTGCCGACCCTGTTTATGGATGTCCGGCTCTATCACCCAGAACTCGATATCTGGGACTGGTGCAACTCCGGCAATCACTCATCATGGTATGCTTCCCGCAGCTATGACCCGAATGAAAACTTCAAGAAAATCACATTCCATCCGGCGCTGGAATTCTATTTCAAGGCTGGGGGCGCATCCGTTGAGTTCGATGCAGCGCCAGGCAAGATGACCTTCGCCAGGCTGGGACTGTGGGACGAGAAGCCGTTTATGGCGATAGTGCCCGGCGAAGTTGTGGACCTGCCAGCCGAAGAGCGAAAGAGACTCAATGCGCAGACAGACCCGACATGGCCGCATGTGCATGCAAGGCTCGACTGCAGCTTCGACGAATTCCTGTCTGCTTTCCCGGCTAATCATGCTCATGGTGTCTATGGCGATGTGGTCAAAGAGCTTAACTACTACTGCGAGATAACAGGAATCAGCCCGATAATCCTTGGTCCGAGACAGTCAGAGAGAATACTGCCCATTTGGGAAAGGGTCAAGTGA